TCCATGGGAAGAAAACGGACGTCGGCCTACGTCTTTTCAATCACAATAGAACGACATATCCGCCAGAAGGTATTTACGTTGCCCAACGCTTGACGTATCTTGAACGTACCTACGCCCAGGTCCACATCTCCCTTTGCCTAGCCCGACACCGTCATGGGTTCTGCCGCGACCGATCCGTATCGCTCTTCCTTTCGCACGTCCAGCCAGGGTCTTGACTATGACCTCGTCCCCATGCGTCTATGGCGAAAAGCCAAATCCCTGGGTACGTGGGATCCCGCAGAGATCGACTTTTCAAAGGACGCAAGCGACTGGCAGTCCCTGGCCGATGACGAACGCGACCTCCTCTTGCGTCTGACGTCGCAATTCGCGGGCGGGGAAGAGTCCGTCACGCTCGACCTCTTACCCATGCTGATGCTCGTCGGCCGAGAGGGACGCGTCGAGGAAGAGATGTTTCTCACCTCCTACCTGTGGGAGGAGGCCAAACACGTCGAAGGCTTCGACCGCTTCCTCCGTACTGTGGTAAATGCAACGGGCAGCCTCGAACACTACTTCACCGACGCCTATCGCACGATCTTTTACGAGGAGCTTCCTCGGAGCATGAACGCGCTCAAAACGGATTCTTCGCCCGAGACCGTGGCGCGGGCAGCCGTTACCTACCAGATGATCGTCGAGGGCACGCTCGCCGAGACGGGGTACCACGCCTACTACACTGTGCTGGAAGCACGAGACATTCTTCCGGGGATGCAGACCTTCATTCGAAACGTGCAGCGAGACGAGTCCCGTCACGTTGGCTACGGCGTGTACCTGCTGTCGCGGCTCGTCGCAGAGCACGGACCAGCGGTATGGGATGTGATTGACGAGCGGATGGGAGAACTGATTGCGCTCGCCATAAGCAACATTCAGGAGACACTCGGCGGATATGACCCGGTCCCCTTCGGCATCTCTCCCGATGACTTCGTGGAGTACGGAATGGGTCAGTTTCAGAAACGCTTCGCAAGAATCGAGAAGGCCCGGTCACAATCTCTCGACGAGGTGCTGTACGATGGGGCCAGCTCCTCTGCCGACGGGAATGGGGCACGCGGGAGTGCGAGCACAAGATCTGCTTCCCTTCCATCCTAAACCGGTCTGCGTGGAGCCGGAAGGAAGGCGAAGCGGTGGCCCGCCCGCCGGCTGTTAGAGGTCTGCCGAAAGCGAATCCGGGTCCGTCTCGCGCGCTGCGTCTGTGTCCGTCTCCGGTTCTGCGCTCGTGTCGTTAGACGTTTCGCTCTCGCCTCCATTCTGAAGTTGAGGACGAACACTACGACCGAACGCTTCGGAAGCCTGTTGCACAGCTGGAAGGTATGGTGCCACGCGATCCCATGTCCCGGGCAGCACCTCCGCAATCGGTGTGTACAGGGCAGACGCCTTCTGCGTCTTATCGTCCGGCAAGCCGGCCTGGGTGGTCACGAGAAATAATACGCTGAGCAGAAGCGCCGCCTTGAACGCTCCGAGCGCGCCACCGGCAGCACGATTCGCGAACGACAGGTTCAGCGATTCGACGGCTGCCTCAATCATTCGTGCGAGCGCGATTACAATCAGTTGCACACCGCCGAACACAACGACGAATCCGACAATCGGCGCGGTCGACTCTGATAGCCCGATCGTGTCGACCGTCATCGCACCGATAGGGCGCATGAGCTGGACGCCGAGAATAAAGGCGAGGATCAGGCCGAAGATACTTGCAACCTGCCGGATCGCCCCTGCCATGAGTCCGCGCACGAGCCCTCCTGCAAGGGCGATCAGGATGAACCAGTCGAGATATGTCATCATGCGGGTCGGGCAAAAGTCGGGTGGCACACGCCGAAATCCGGCGGAGGGGTCACGTTTACATAATAGGCGGCCGTTGTACGATGCACGCGCCGCACCGTTCGACGTTGGGTAAACATCTTCAGGCGGATTCCAGACACTCGTTTCCCGTTCGCTGAGTCTCCGGGTGCCGTATCAAAACGCGAACGTCCCTATCCGAGCTTTTCCTTCACGACTCGCTGCACGCGGGACCCGTCCACCTTTCCGCGAAGCTGGCCCATCGCTCGGCCCATCACGGCGCCCATGTCCGACATATCAGACGCGCCGACGTCCTCGATGATCGCATCGATGGTTTCCTCAAGCTTCTCGTCAGACATCGGCTCGGGCATGAACTCCTTCAGAACCTCGAGCTCTTCCTGTTCCTTCGCCACGAGATCGTCGCGTCCCGCCTCCTCGAATTGCTCGATCGAGTCCTTCCGCTGCTTAACCTGCTTGCGCACGACGGCGAGCTGCTCGGTATCGTCTAGTTGAGCGTCGCCGCCCTCACGCTTCTCGATCGTTTTGTTCATCAGCGCCGAGCGCAGTCCACGAAGCGTACGAAGCCGGACTTTATCGCGTGCTTTCATCGCGTCCGTAATCTCCTGCGTGACGCGGTCCATGATCGATTGCTCTGCCATAACTAAAGATCCGATAGATCGAGAGGTAACAAACGGAAATCGCGCGTGTCCACCGAGGCGCGATGCGTGGGTTCACGACGGAGCGGGTGTGTCGTTCCCGTGCCTCCACTCGCGCATGTTCGGGTTCGACCGAAATGCTCGCAGACCGCGAGAGATAATGACGACAAGCCGAATAAATCACGAACCGCTCACATTGGAGCCTAGCAATCTTACACCGTTTCAACTGTAAAATGTCGGTGTCTCCGACAGTCGTCGGGATGAGCCTCAGCATGAGAACGTTTCAACGGATAAGGTGGAAACGTTTTTCCTGCCCAGATCAAGGCAACTGAGTCGGCATGGCGAGGTCACTCCGACATTGTCATTCCTGAAACGTATTAGATCTCTTCGCCGAACCCATTGTGGAAGAGATCTTCCAGCGCATCCGCCGCGTCATGCTCGTCTTCGCCGTCCACGACCAGGGTGAGGGTCGCCCCCTGCTCGGCCGCCAGCGTCATAACGCCGATCACACTCTTCGCGTTGATCTCGTACCGATCCCGGCGCAGGAATACTTCGCTGGTGTATTTCGAAGCGGTCCGAACGATCATGGACGCCGGTCGCGTGTGGATACCGGCTTTATTTCGAACGGTCAACTCGCGTTCAATCATGCGTTCCAATCGATCGGATGGCGAACGAACTAGTGGGAGCGTGCTTGCAATGTCTCAAGAAGCCATTGTAAATGCGAACGTGCAGCACCTTCTGGCAGCACACTGAGTCGTTCGAACGCGTCTTCCGTGTAGGACTGAACCGCAGCGCGCGCCTCGTCGAAAACTCCGAGCCGCTCCATGCGTTGCCGCGCCTCGGGCACCTCGCTCGCCAGGATACCGCCATCGAGAAGTCGAGCAAACCAGACGCGATCATCCCCGTCCGCGATCTCTAGTGCTTTCAGCGTAACGTACGTGCGCTTGCCATTCTGCAAATCGCCGCCGACGGCTTTTCCCCAGCGCTCGCTGTCCGCCGTGACATCGAGCAGATCATCCTGAATCTGAAACGCCCGTCCAGCAGCACGTCCGGCTTTTGAAAGCGTGGAAACGTGATCCTTCGGCGCACCGCCCGCGATCGCGCCGAGCTCGAAGCAAGCCGACAACAGGGCGGCGGTTTTGCCGTCGATCATCTCGAGGTAGTCATCGACCGACACGTCATCTTGCGTTTCGAAGTGCGTATCGAGCCGCTGCCCGACGCAGAGCTGTTCGACCATCCGGTTGTAGACCGCTAGGAGCGGCCGTGCGGGAAGCGCCTCATTGGCTGTCAGCAATTCGTAGGATAGCGCCAGCATCAGATCGCCGGCCAGGATAGCGGTGCCTTCGTCCCATTTGATATGGACGGATGCCCTCCCCCTTCGCTCATCCGCATCGTCCATGATGTCGTCATGAACGAGCGTGAAGTTGTGAAACACCTCGACTGCAAGCGCGACATCGATCACGTCGTCGAGATCTGCACCGTAGCACTGCGCGACAAGCGTGAGCAAGACCGGACGGACGCGCTTCCCTCCTCCTCGGAGGACGTAGCGAATGGGATCGTACATCAGGTCCGGACCGCGATCTTTGAGCGCGTCGATTAACGCCTCGTCGATCCGGTTCCGAAGCGCGTCAACGCGATCCTTCGAATCAGGAGGAGACTCTATCATACAACCGGTGATGCGGAGAGAGAACCGAGGGGGCGGGATCAACGGATCTACGCGAGGTCGTCCAGCACGTTGTTGATGCGATGATGGACATCGTCGATCGAACCGGTACCGTCGATTTTGACAAGGAGTCCGCGACGATCGTAGTAGTCCTCCAGCGGCTCGGTTTCCTCTCGATACACGTTCAGCCGGTTCCGTACGGTCGCCGGTTTGTCGTCATCGCGCTGCACGACCATGTCCGAATCGACGTCCGCGGGCGGCGGGTCATGGTCGAGGTGGTACGTTTTCCCCGTTTCCTTGTGGACACGACGCTTGGAAAGACGATCCACGATCACGTCATCGGGGACCTGGAGGCTGATGCAGGCGTGGATCGGAGCGTCATTCGCCTCCTCAAATTCGGTCAGCCACTCCGCCTGCTGCGTCGTCCGCGGATATCCGTCGAGGATAAAGTCGTCGTAATCCCGATCAGCAATGGCGTTCTCCGCAAGCTTTCGCACCACTTTGTCCGGTACGAGGTCCCCCTTCTCGACGTACGACTTCGCCTCCAGCCCCACCGGCGTCTCATTTTTCATCGCCGAGCGGATGATATTTCCTGTCGCGATCTGTTCAAGACCCCGATTGCTTTCGAGAAGTCGAGCCTGCGTGCCTTTGCCCGCGCCGGGCGGGCCAAACAGAATGATACGCATAGATTTCAGAGCGGAGTGCGTCGTAGGTGAATGAAGTGGGTGAATCTGCAGCGGAGGCTGGCGAGGGCGCAAGCAAACGAATACGCCTCCCTTTCAGGAGAAAAAACCTGGTGCGCCTCGTCACGAAAAGAGGTTTTCGTCGATGGTCTCGTCTAGGTTCGCGTTCGCGACCACTTTCTCGATCACGTCCCGCGCAAGCATCGTGATCGCAGTACGAGCCACCATCTCAAACATCTCATACAGGAAGCTGCTTGACTCGCTATCGCGGGAACGGTCGTCGTAGACGACGAGCGGGACGCGTTCCTTCAGCACGCCGCGAACGGCGTCCTCTACATCCTCCCCTTCCCCGATGGCCTCGCGAACCTCGTCTCGCACGGCGTCGATATAGGCGGAGGTCAGCTTCCGGTGCTCGCTCTGAACCCGGCGACGCTTGCTTCCGCCAAACGCCCATCCGATGAGGAGACCGGCAGCAACGGCTCCACCGACACTTGCCAGCGGATGCTTCGCAAGCTTGTTCCGGACGAGATCCTGCGTCGATACGATCTCACCCTGTAGCGAGTCGAATCGCTCATTCATCGCGTCCGAAACGGACTGCAAGCGAGCTTCAAGTTCCGCTTTGCTTGGCTCTTTCGACATGGAGAGGAAGAACTGAAACGGGAGGAAATGATGCGGGAGGTGTCGTACTGCTCAGTATGATCGCGCCGACGGTCAGAGGTCGGCGGACGGTGTGGCTTGCGACGTCTTGGCCTGGGAGGTTGCCGACTCCGGGGATGGCGTGTCATCCGAGGCGCTATCGGTGGACTCGTCGTCGCTTTGGTAACGGTCGCCTCGAATCTTCTGAAAGAGAGGGGTCTCCACTACAATCGGATGACGTTTTGCTACAGTAGCGACGATGAAGGCAACCAGAGACAACAGACCGGAAACGATCAGGAATCCCCAGAATGGGCGGCCGAGCCACCAACCCAGACCTAACGCGATGGTCGTCAACCCGAAGAGGCCGGTAAAGAAAGCCAGGATTGCGAGTACAACGCCGAGCGCCGCCTGGCTCGCCGCGTCGTCGACCTTATCATTAATCTCCCGAACGGCGAGATCCAATCGTAAATCGATCCACTCGCGAAGATCCGTCACAATGCCCTTCGTGTCGTCCGTCATCCGCTGAAGCTTTCCGCCTCGGCGCGACGGAGTCTGCGCGGGATGCTCTGTGCCCGGTCGATCGGGAAGCGAAGCCATAGTCACAGGGTTTGCTCAGCAGTATGAAATGACATCGACAATATAGGATGCGCAGCCGGGAGTGCAAGTGAATATGCCGTCAGCAACAGGTTCAATCGAAACGACTGGCATACGATTGGGGGTTTTCTCCACACCCTGACGAGCAGGTTCTCCAGTCGTTCAGCCCGAAGCCTTGCTCTCGTGTCACGCCGTCGGATCCAACCGATCGAATCCAAACGGTTGATTCCCATGGTTACGATTCCGATCCTTCTCCTCCCCCGTTCCAATTGGATGGGCCCGCAACAGGGATATCGCTCATCGACCACCTCCCGTACATGCCCGACTTTCAGACCGAGACGACCCCGAACCCCAACAGTCTTAAGATTACGACGGACGCGGGTCGTTTCATCGATGATGGTCTCGTATCGGCCTCCTCACCCGACGACGTGCCAGAAGACACACTCGCGCACAAACTCCTTTCCGTGAAGGGCGTCGCAGATATTCTCCTCCTGCCTGCCTTCCTCACGATCTCTCGAACGGATGGCGTCGCCTGGTCGACGTTGATGCCGAAAGTGGAGGATGTTCTGACGAGACACTTCGCCGAACGAGCGAAACGGACGTAAGCCGTGGAGCCACAACACTGCAGGCGCATCAGGCTAGCGCACGTACAACGCGGCACGGTCGCCACGCGGTTACGCTAATACGTCTAGTAGACACTGAACCTCATGCGTCACCAGTGGGCGCCGGTGCACGTGCCCCGGATCTATCACGGCGATTCCCTTCTCACGTAGAGTTTCAGCGTGTAGCGCCTCGGGAAGCCTGGATTGAAGACTGGGTCGTGCGATCACCGACACAATATCCTTGGCGTTCTCACGGATCCACGTAGCCACGTCGTCAAAATCCTCGTACTCGCTCCATCGCAGATGGGCCCCGCGTTGTGGCTCGGGAGCGCCCCGGCTCACGAGAAATTGCATGCCGGCAGCGTACGCATGCGAAGCATCCTGCGCCTCTAAAAAGGCGCGTTGCATCTCCAGCACGCCCGGGGTATCGTTGTGAGCGGGAAAGACGCCCCGGAAATCCGCCATGGCCTGCAGGATTGGGTCCGGCGTCAGATCCTCCGGCGCCCAGAGCACCTTGAGCGAGGCGGTTGCCTGTCCCTCGTGCAGAAGAGCGTCCTCGGCTAGATTGTGCCGCTCGTCTTCAGGCTCTGATCCGTCGACAATAGCTACGCTGTACGCCGCAGCTGCCCGAATCACGCGTGCTGCATCTCCTCCAGCGCTGATCCATTCCTTCTCTATTTCGTCCGAATCTTCCCCTCCCGAGAGAATCAGCACGTCATCGGAGGCTGGCGCTGGAAATTCCGAACGATTGACGACGTCGGCCTCCAGGCGACCGTTCGATGTGGTAAGATCGTTCAGAAATGCCGGCACGATGGCCGGGGACGCCCCCGACATAAAGCTACGGACCGGGTGACCAAGAGTCAGAGCGACGATGACCTCGCGAAGACCATCCACCGGCGTACGATCACCGTGCTCGATAAATACCGTCGGTCGCTGCTCACTCCGGTCGCCTTTCTCGCGTTCCTTCAAAACGATCGATGCCAACAGCGGCGCCGAGATCGTAGACGCGAACTGGTTGATCGCGAAGACGATCGCTTCTTCCGTAAAGAGATTTTCCGCGTGCAGCGTGGCGTGTTCGGCCTCCTTCCGCCGCTCCCCATCCGGATCGCTCCACTGATCTACGACCTCTGCGATGCATTCGACCCGTTCGCGAACGGATGATTCAAGTTCATCCAGAATGCTCGTGTCATGTTCTACGTGATCGGACGTGGCATCATGATCGTGCACGTGTTCGTCGTGCTCGTGCGCGTGCGACGGTTCAGGGGACGATTTCGCGGCTGACGAGTCCTTTGTCATATGGACGGGATTCGAGGAAAGACATTTCATTCGATAACGGGAAAACGGGACCTTCCCGCCGGTGCGCGAACGCGTTAGCGACGGTCCGCGGCCACAAAATAGAAGCGCGCACCGCCGGAAACGATCCAGGGTGCGCGCCGAGTCTTTGCTAAAATCAGTAAGAAGCCGTTGGGAGGCCTACGGTCAAAATTTAAGTGTACAGCCAAATGCTTTCGTGTCTGCGACCGGCACCTCCTCTCCCGCGACAACAGCATCGATAGCGTCCTTCAGGTACGGCTTCTGCACGTTATCGGCGGAGGCGGGACTATCGTCAATCGTTCCCGCATAAACGAGGGTACTATTATCATCAAAGACAAACGCATGGGGGGCACGAGAGGCCCCGAGTGCTTTAGCCAGCACTGCATTTTCGTCCCGTACGTACGTAACCGGGTAGTTTTTCGATGCCGCGCGCTGAGCGTTGCCCTCGGCTGACTCTTTTGGGTACGCGGCGGCATCATTCGAGTTGACCAGGACAAACGCAACGCCCTCAGACTCCGCTTGCTTGGCGAGCCCGAGAACACGGTCCTCGTAGCGATCCACCCATGGGCACTGGTTACTCCAGAACACGAAGACGGTCGCCTTCTGCCCCAGCAGGGATGAAAGTTGTACGGTGCCCCCGTCGACCGTAGTAAACGAAGCCGTCACCGACGGCATCGACGAACCAAGAGGAAGCTCCTGGGGCTGAGCAGCGACATCCCCTGGAAGCAAAAACCAGAGGGCCGCTGCGACGATCACCGAGACGAGTCGACGACGCGACGCATGAGCAGAAGAAACAGGGACTTCGCAGCAGGTATGCATACAGCAATCCAGCTAGTGAGCAAGACGGCGAAGATTTCGGTACAGTCGGTCGTTCACGACACGATTCGGCGTCGTTGTACAACGGGGCGAATTTCGTGCCTCCGTGTGTCCAGCAGACCCATGACGCAACGGCCCGTTGTTCTCGTGCCATTCCGACAAGTAAGCCGCGACGTACAGGGTCAGAGTATCAGATACGACCTGTGAAACCAAGAATCCAGCTCGTTTACGTTCGAATCAGGAACGCTGACCTATTTGGCCGATGGATCTCAAAACGTAAGGACACTCGTTCATGCCTATGATGCGTCTGACGGTGATCTTTTCGCGATGACGCCGTTGACACAATTCGCGAGATCAACCAGACCATGTGTTGCGAACATAGCGAGGACCGACCAGCGGGAGGTCCGTACCACCGAATCGCCGAAGGCTGTCCGCCAAACAGGTTCTGAAAGCGAAACACGAAACCGTCGGTCAAGAGCTGGGCGACGTTCGGAAGCATGTTGCGCCTTCCGCCACATTAAGGTACATGGGTCCGTCGATTCGTGTTTGCGCAAAAACGTCCCGACACCGGACAAACTGCATCTACCGCCAAATCGATCCGCGGGCAATACATTCGCAGGCCCTCATACCGCGCATCGCACAATCGTGAAAATGAACACCTCCAGATAATGCAGGGGCCGCGTCGCATGAGCGGTGAAACACGCTATTCGACTGGTGAGGTCTGACCCAGCGTTCGACGAGCCATAGTCTTGTTAAGCGCGAGAAAGACGACGATAGCGAGCCCCCATTGAACGAGGCATGTCATCACAGAGAACGGCTCCAGCGGGTTGAACCAGCTATCCGGCGCGTACACAGCTGCCGACTGCCACAACCACCATCCAAGGAGAATGACCGCCTGCACGGGGACCAGAACCCCGACAAGCACCTCCCACACGCGGCCTGGATCTCTGTCGCCTTGAACCGAAGCGATCGCGTCGACCCGGAAGTCTCCGACGCCGTACGATATAACCGCAGCGGCAACCAGTGCTCCCGAAATCAGCAAACCGATGCCCCACACGAAATCCTGATTGGCGAAGATGTCGAGATTTAGAGCAGACGGTACGCCGAAGAGAAAGCCGAAGCCGCAGACACCCAGAATAGCACTTTTGCGGTCGATCCCGAAGTCGACGAACGTGCGCGTGGCAAGCTCAATCATCGAAATGAGGGAGCTGAACGCGGCGAACGAGAGGCCGAGAAAGAAGAGCACAGCAAGCACCGACCCGAGCGGCATGTCCGCAAACAGCCGTGGCATCCAGATGAACGTGAGTCCGGTTCCAGCCGGCCCGCTCGTCTGCATCACGCCCAGGATGTCTCCTTTCGACATTTCCGCACCCAGCGTCGCAAAGACGGTCCCGAAGATAATCATACCGGCCATGAGCGAGACGATGTTGTTGCCAATCCCGGTGATGAAGGCATTCGTCACAACGCCATGTCGACTCTGCATGTAGGCGGCGTACGTGAGAATCAGCCCCCACCCGGCCCCGGTGTCCCAGGCATTTTGCGTGAGCGCCTCCAACCAGATCTCAGGCCGGGCGAGCTGCTCCCACTGCGGATTGAAAAGAAAAGCGATGCCGTCCCCGGCTCCGTCGAGCGACAGCGTCCACCCCAGAGCGAACAGGACGATGACCAGCAGCGTCGGGATGAGGACTTTGTTGACCGTCTCGATTCGGCGCACCCCCGTCCACACGGCAAAGGCCCCGAACGCCATGGCCGCCGCATGAAACCAGAGCGGCGTGTACCCAGCCTGGAAGGCGTCCCATACGCCCTGCGCAGATTCCTGAGTTAATGGCAGTGGGTTTGTGAGCATCTCGACGAAATAAAAGATGCACCACCCGGCCACCACGGCGTAGTAAAACATGATCGCGGATGCGACCATTCCGACGAACGCGCCCATCCACGCCGACCGCTCGCCCGCGATGCGAACGAACGTACCGACCACACCGCTTCGCCCTTTTCGACCGAGCGCGTACTCCGCGATAATGAGCGGAATGCTCCAGAGAAACAGAAATGTGATCCACGCGATGAGGAACGCACCGGCTCCCTCCTCTCCACCATTCGTCGCAGCGATTCGCGGGAACCGCCAGATATTCCCCGTCCCGACCGCGATGCCGAGAACGCTGAGAATCAATCCGAGACGAGACGAGAAACGCGGTTGGTCGCTTGAGGCCATGCGAGGGGCAAGTGAAATGAATGATCAGAGTACGGGAAGTCACCGCCCGTGTGAGGTCAGACGGATCGATACCGAAGAAAACGACCCGAGGGTAGAGAATCCACCGTTGGCCGAATCAAGATCGGCGTTCATTCAGCGAGTGGAGGGCTGCAGCGAGGACCGACCCGTTATAAGCGAGTCCGGTAGGTCTGACGGCGACGCAGGAAACCGAACGGGGAAGTACTCAAAGTTGACGTATTCGTCGAGTTGGTCGTCGTAAAATCGAGGATGAAGGGGGTTGCCGCTCTGCCCTCCCGGCACGACCGCAACGGCACGCGGCGGGTCGACGGAGAAGTCGATGACGAAGCGCTGGCTTGCACTATGCGTCGCCTCTCGACCCCGTGCGGGCGACACCGTTGCATCGAATCCCGGATACGG
This DNA window, taken from Longibacter salinarum, encodes the following:
- a CDS encoding adenylate kinase; protein product: MRIILFGPPGAGKGTQARLLESNRGLEQIATGNIIRSAMKNETPVGLEAKSYVEKGDLVPDKVVRKLAENAIADRDYDDFILDGYPRTTQQAEWLTEFEEANDAPIHACISLQVPDDVIVDRLSKRRVHKETGKTYHLDHDPPPADVDSDMVVQRDDDKPATVRNRLNVYREETEPLEDYYDRRGLLVKIDGTGSIDDVHHRINNVLDDLA
- a CDS encoding phage holin family protein, which translates into the protein MASLPDRPGTEHPAQTPSRRGGKLQRMTDDTKGIVTDLREWIDLRLDLAVREINDKVDDAASQAALGVVLAILAFFTGLFGLTTIALGLGWWLGRPFWGFLIVSGLLSLVAFIVATVAKRHPIVVETPLFQKIRGDRYQSDDESTDSASDDTPSPESATSQAKTSQATPSADL
- a CDS encoding sodium-dependent transporter produces the protein MASSDQPRFSSRLGLILSVLGIAVGTGNIWRFPRIAATNGGEEGAGAFLIAWITFLFLWSIPLIIAEYALGRKGRSGVVGTFVRIAGERSAWMGAFVGMVASAIMFYYAVVAGWCIFYFVEMLTNPLPLTQESAQGVWDAFQAGYTPLWFHAAAMAFGAFAVWTGVRRIETVNKVLIPTLLVIVLFALGWTLSLDGAGDGIAFLFNPQWEQLARPEIWLEALTQNAWDTGAGWGLILTYAAYMQSRHGVVTNAFITGIGNNIVSLMAGMIIFGTVFATLGAEMSKGDILGVMQTSGPAGTGLTFIWMPRLFADMPLGSVLAVLFFLGLSFAAFSSLISMIELATRTFVDFGIDRKSAILGVCGFGFLFGVPSALNLDIFANQDFVWGIGLLISGALVAAAVISYGVGDFRVDAIASVQGDRDPGRVWEVLVGVLVPVQAVILLGWWLWQSAAVYAPDSWFNPLEPFSVMTCLVQWGLAIVVFLALNKTMARRTLGQTSPVE
- a CDS encoding CvpA family protein codes for the protein MMTYLDWFILIALAGGLVRGLMAGAIRQVASIFGLILAFILGVQLMRPIGAMTVDTIGLSESTAPIVGFVVVFGGVQLIVIALARMIEAAVESLNLSFANRAAGGALGAFKAALLLSVLFLVTTQAGLPDDKTQKASALYTPIAEVLPGTWDRVAPYLPAVQQASEAFGRSVRPQLQNGGESETSNDTSAEPETDTDAARETDPDSLSADL
- a CDS encoding polyprenyl synthetase family protein; translated protein: MIESPPDSKDRVDALRNRIDEALIDALKDRGPDLMYDPIRYVLRGGGKRVRPVLLTLVAQCYGADLDDVIDVALAVEVFHNFTLVHDDIMDDADERRGRASVHIKWDEGTAILAGDLMLALSYELLTANEALPARPLLAVYNRMVEQLCVGQRLDTHFETQDDVSVDDYLEMIDGKTAALLSACFELGAIAGGAPKDHVSTLSKAGRAAGRAFQIQDDLLDVTADSERWGKAVGGDLQNGKRTYVTLKALEIADGDDRVWFARLLDGGILASEVPEARQRMERLGVFDEARAAVQSYTEDAFERLSVLPEGAARSHLQWLLETLQARSH
- a CDS encoding HPr family phosphocarrier protein, whose product is MIERELTVRNKAGIHTRPASMIVRTASKYTSEVFLRRDRYEINAKSVIGVMTLAAEQGATLTLVVDGEDEHDAADALEDLFHNGFGEEI
- a CDS encoding GatB/YqeY domain-containing protein, whose product is MAEQSIMDRVTQEITDAMKARDKVRLRTLRGLRSALMNKTIEKREGGDAQLDDTEQLAVVRKQVKQRKDSIEQFEEAGRDDLVAKEQEELEVLKEFMPEPMSDEKLEETIDAIIEDVGASDMSDMGAVMGRAMGQLRGKVDGSRVQRVVKEKLG
- a CDS encoding thioredoxin family protein; this translates as MHTCCEVPVSSAHASRRRLVSVIVAAALWFLLPGDVAAQPQELPLGSSMPSVTASFTTVDGGTVQLSSLLGQKATVFVFWSNQCPWVDRYEDRVLGLAKQAESEGVAFVLVNSNDAAAYPKESAEGNAQRAASKNYPVTYVRDENAVLAKALGASRAPHAFVFDDNSTLVYAGTIDDSPASADNVQKPYLKDAIDAVVAGEEVPVADTKAFGCTLKF
- a CDS encoding NifU N-terminal domain-containing protein gives rise to the protein MPDFQTETTPNPNSLKITTDAGRFIDDGLVSASSPDDVPEDTLAHKLLSVKGVADILLLPAFLTISRTDGVAWSTLMPKVEDVLTRHFAERAKRT
- a CDS encoding R2-like ligand-binding oxidase — protein: MGSAATDPYRSSFRTSSQGLDYDLVPMRLWRKAKSLGTWDPAEIDFSKDASDWQSLADDERDLLLRLTSQFAGGEESVTLDLLPMLMLVGREGRVEEEMFLTSYLWEEAKHVEGFDRFLRTVVNATGSLEHYFTDAYRTIFYEELPRSMNALKTDSSPETVARAAVTYQMIVEGTLAETGYHAYYTVLEARDILPGMQTFIRNVQRDESRHVGYGVYLLSRLVAEHGPAVWDVIDERMGELIALAISNIQETLGGYDPVPFGISPDDFVEYGMGQFQKRFARIEKARSQSLDEVLYDGASSSADGNGARGSASTRSASLPS